A genome region from Hymenobacter tibetensis includes the following:
- a CDS encoding TIGR02117 family protein: MAGFIKKIVKVAKYTGIGLLGIVAVYGVGAVVLSVIPVGTRSTPEPGDIEAYVLSNGVHTDIVVPVRTSQIDWSATINYADTPAADTTRRYIGFGWGDKGFYLETPTWAELKPSTAFRAMFWLGSAAMHTTFHHQPVEGPHCVKIYLSAVEYSRLVGFIQKSFKLNAQGQVQHISGHSYGRYDSFYEAHRVYNLFYTCNTWANEALKISGQKASLWTPADGGIFWHYR; encoded by the coding sequence ATGGCCGGATTCATCAAGAAAATAGTAAAAGTTGCGAAGTACACGGGCATAGGGCTGTTGGGAATAGTGGCAGTGTATGGGGTAGGGGCAGTGGTGCTATCCGTGATACCAGTAGGTACGCGCAGTACGCCCGAACCCGGCGACATCGAAGCATATGTATTGTCGAATGGCGTGCATACGGATATTGTAGTGCCAGTGCGAACCAGCCAAATAGATTGGAGCGCCACCATCAACTACGCCGATACCCCGGCTGCTGACACTACGCGGCGGTACATTGGCTTCGGATGGGGCGACAAAGGCTTCTACCTTGAAACACCCACTTGGGCCGAACTCAAGCCTAGCACCGCTTTCCGGGCTATGTTTTGGCTGGGCAGTGCTGCCATGCACACTACGTTTCATCACCAGCCAGTAGAAGGGCCACATTGCGTGAAAATCTACCTAAGCGCAGTGGAATACAGCCGCCTGGTTGGCTTTATTCAGAAGAGCTTTAAACTGAATGCACAAGGCCAGGTTCAGCACATCAGTGGCCACAGTTACGGCCGCTACGATTCTTTCTACGAAGCCCACCGAGTCTACAATCTTTTCTATACTTGCAACACCTGGGCCAACGAAGCGTTGAAAATCAGTGGCCAAAAGGCCAGCCTTTGGACTCCGGCCGACGGTGGTATCTTCTGGCATTACAGATAG
- a CDS encoding carbonic anhydrase, with the protein MTTYEEIFENNRKWIETHNATGPEFLARLAGDQRPDYLYIGCSDSRVTAEELMGVAPGEVFVHRNIANLVNNIDLNAMSVIEYAVQHLGVKHIVVCGHYGCGGVKAAMQAQDLGIMNPWLRNIRDVYRLHYKELDAIEDTTARYDRLVELNVQEQCVNVIKTAVVQQRYLQDGYPTVHGWVFDLKTGLLKDLKLSFEDILHGIQQIYNLGDKSMFNTKETPAQEIGSKAIAE; encoded by the coding sequence ATGACGACGTACGAAGAGATATTCGAGAACAACCGAAAGTGGATTGAAACGCACAACGCTACAGGCCCCGAGTTTCTAGCTCGCTTGGCCGGTGACCAGCGCCCCGACTACCTGTATATCGGCTGCAGCGATTCGCGCGTGACAGCCGAAGAGCTGATGGGCGTGGCACCCGGTGAAGTGTTTGTGCACCGCAACATTGCCAACTTGGTCAACAACATTGACCTCAATGCCATGTCAGTCATTGAGTATGCTGTGCAACATCTGGGCGTCAAGCACATTGTGGTTTGTGGGCACTACGGCTGCGGTGGCGTGAAGGCGGCCATGCAGGCCCAGGACTTAGGCATTATGAACCCATGGCTGCGCAACATCCGTGACGTATATCGGCTGCACTACAAGGAACTGGACGCCATTGAAGATACCACCGCGCGCTACGACCGGCTGGTGGAATTGAATGTGCAGGAACAGTGCGTAAACGTCATTAAAACGGCCGTCGTGCAGCAGCGTTACCTACAGGACGGTTATCCTACCGTGCACGGTTGGGTGTTTGATTTGAAGACAGGGCTCTTGAAGGACTTAAAACTGTCTTTCGAGGATATCCTGCATGGCATTCAGCAGATATATAATCTCGGCGACAAATCCATGTTCAACACCAAGGAAACGCCAGCTCAGGAAATAGGGAGTAAGGCCATTGCTGAATAA
- a CDS encoding acyl carrier protein, with protein MSSETLLQVQRLLSHYTPSTNNVSVLRFNEDLGMDSLDFVELVLSLENHYHIHIPDQELTAVQTVQDFVACVDRHVASSRPWIRSLFL; from the coding sequence ATGTCCTCCGAAACTCTACTGCAAGTGCAACGCTTGCTTTCCCATTACACCCCTTCTACGAACAACGTTTCCGTCCTGCGCTTCAACGAAGATTTGGGCATGGACTCCCTAGACTTCGTAGAGCTAGTGCTCAGCTTGGAAAACCATTACCACATTCACATTCCAGACCAAGAGTTGACCGCAGTACAGACTGTGCAGGATTTCGTGGCTTGTGTGGACCGCCACGTTGCTAGCAGCAGGCCCTGGATACGCTCGCTTTTCCTATAG
- a CDS encoding S8 family peptidase, with the protein MVFKLKPEFRPQNVSHVAVPALDALLHRLGATQVQQKFPHTLLPNHEKPGTVDLTLVYQVWFEKDALVEKAQAALLRTGMLEYAEPLYYRAPLYQPNDPLADSTAAAGQYHLKAIRAYQAWDVTQGDTTVLIGVTDTGFRLSHQDLAGQWQRNYQDPPDGIDNDNDGYIDNYRGWDFADNDNNPAANGMVQPLHGVHTSGAAAGRADNGVGIAGVGFKCRFLPLKIYPGTATGRFAGYEAIVYAADHGCKVINMSWGGAGGRSQYEQDAISYAALTRDVVLVAAAGNTNAELDFYPASYDHVLSVGWCGATDIRSTNATYSRRIDLIAPGESVYTTWGDTDSDYVRAGGSSFAAPLVAGAAALVRARFPQFSAEQVIAQLRATTDNVYQLPGNAAYVGKLGTGRLNVFRAVQANNQYAVRLTQRTLSPNKPIYQLGDTIRLTVRMQNLLQPIANLTVTVTSLSPYVTVQQGTFNITAMGTMAQVSNANAPFRLQVAAAAPINTSVTLRYRLTNPASGYQEDQYTTIRINPEYVVLNAGNLALTLTHRGSLGTDGLGSDKGEGIRYQGGTSLIYEGGLMLGTGTTTRVSSRLRNDRNGVDADFFSEAQTTMRRQTLLADQEVTGLLRDSLPTATRNRTVGARVRQRGYSWAQGPHRDYVTLEYDIKNVTADTLKPLYAGIFADWDVSDYNRNAVVWDSVRHLSYVYNVNTPSAGYVGIQWLRGGTPSSYAIDVNAPSTSSVALSNGFSRAEKLRTLSNGTRQRTAGLTSTNGTDVAQVVGANLPYLAPADSVTVTFAVVAAPTLTQLRAAADAAIARYTQAQLLPVRSATIAPTWQLYPNPTSGQVRVEIPTSFGGRQIEVLNSLGQMVKQQALAGATAVLELQGLPAGLYVVRIHGTTGDVSRRVLLTR; encoded by the coding sequence TTGGTTTTCAAGTTGAAGCCGGAGTTTCGTCCGCAAAACGTCTCTCATGTGGCCGTACCAGCGCTGGATGCGTTGCTTCACCGTTTGGGGGCCACCCAGGTACAGCAAAAATTCCCGCATACCCTGCTGCCAAACCATGAAAAGCCAGGCACCGTCGACCTGACCTTGGTGTACCAGGTGTGGTTTGAGAAAGACGCTTTGGTGGAAAAAGCGCAGGCGGCGTTGCTACGTACTGGCATGCTGGAATACGCAGAGCCACTCTATTACCGTGCCCCCCTGTATCAACCTAACGATCCGCTGGCTGATTCTACGGCGGCAGCCGGACAATACCACCTAAAAGCGATTCGCGCCTACCAAGCTTGGGATGTAACCCAAGGTGACACTACCGTGCTCATCGGCGTCACCGATACTGGTTTCCGCCTTTCCCACCAGGACCTAGCGGGTCAGTGGCAACGCAACTACCAAGATCCACCCGACGGCATCGACAACGACAACGACGGCTACATCGATAATTACCGTGGCTGGGACTTCGCCGACAACGACAACAACCCAGCTGCCAACGGCATGGTGCAGCCACTGCATGGCGTGCACACCAGCGGGGCGGCGGCCGGTCGCGCCGACAATGGGGTTGGTATTGCTGGCGTAGGGTTCAAGTGCCGGTTTTTACCGTTGAAAATTTATCCGGGCACCGCTACCGGCCGCTTTGCGGGCTACGAGGCCATTGTGTACGCCGCTGACCACGGCTGCAAAGTAATCAACATGTCGTGGGGTGGAGCAGGTGGCCGCTCGCAGTACGAGCAGGACGCCATATCGTACGCCGCCCTCACCCGAGACGTAGTGCTAGTAGCAGCGGCCGGCAACACCAATGCAGAGCTAGACTTCTACCCCGCCAGCTACGACCATGTGTTATCAGTGGGCTGGTGCGGCGCTACCGATATACGGTCGACCAACGCCACGTACAGCCGTCGTATTGACTTGATTGCACCCGGTGAAAGTGTATATACCACCTGGGGCGACACCGATTCTGATTACGTTCGGGCCGGTGGCTCCTCCTTTGCAGCACCGTTGGTAGCAGGCGCCGCCGCTCTGGTACGGGCTCGTTTCCCACAATTCTCTGCCGAACAAGTTATTGCGCAGTTGCGCGCTACCACCGATAACGTGTATCAGCTGCCAGGCAATGCCGCCTATGTGGGCAAGCTGGGCACTGGCCGATTGAACGTATTTCGGGCTGTGCAAGCCAACAACCAGTACGCCGTTCGCCTCACCCAGCGCACCCTCAGCCCCAACAAACCGATTTATCAGCTAGGAGACACCATCCGGCTGACCGTTCGGATGCAGAATTTGCTCCAGCCTATAGCCAACCTAACGGTTACTGTTACGTCGCTTTCGCCTTACGTAACAGTGCAACAAGGCACGTTCAACATAACCGCCATGGGCACAATGGCCCAGGTTTCGAACGCAAACGCTCCTTTCCGGCTCCAAGTAGCAGCAGCAGCTCCTATCAACACCTCTGTGACGCTGCGCTACCGCCTCACCAACCCGGCCAGCGGCTATCAGGAAGACCAGTACACCACAATACGCATCAACCCAGAGTACGTGGTATTGAATGCAGGAAACCTGGCCCTCACCCTCACTCACCGCGGCAGCCTCGGCACCGATGGGTTAGGCTCGGATAAAGGCGAAGGCATACGCTATCAAGGCGGCACGTCTCTGATTTATGAAGGTGGTCTGATGCTAGGCACAGGCACTACAACGCGCGTTTCCAGCCGCCTCCGCAACGACCGCAACGGCGTTGATGCCGACTTCTTCAGTGAAGCGCAAACTACCATGCGGCGCCAAACCCTATTGGCCGATCAGGAAGTTACTGGCTTACTGCGGGATTCGTTACCCACTGCCACGCGCAACCGCACCGTGGGAGCCCGTGTACGGCAGCGGGGCTACTCGTGGGCGCAAGGCCCGCACCGCGACTACGTGACGCTGGAGTACGACATCAAAAACGTGACAGCTGACACGCTGAAGCCGCTCTATGCTGGCATATTCGCCGACTGGGACGTGAGCGACTACAACCGCAATGCTGTAGTATGGGATTCCGTCCGCCATTTGAGCTACGTGTACAATGTCAACACGCCATCGGCCGGTTATGTAGGGATTCAGTGGCTGAGAGGTGGCACACCAAGTAGCTACGCAATTGATGTAAATGCGCCATCTACTAGTTCGGTGGCTCTATCCAACGGTTTCAGCCGCGCTGAGAAGCTACGTACGTTAAGCAACGGCACTCGTCAGCGTACCGCTGGCCTTACTAGCACTAACGGTACTGACGTGGCGCAGGTAGTTGGTGCTAACCTGCCGTACCTCGCCCCTGCTGACTCGGTTACAGTAACCTTCGCCGTAGTGGCGGCCCCTACTCTAACGCAGCTGCGGGCTGCCGCAGATGCCGCTATAGCCCGTTACACACAAGCCCAGCTGCTGCCCGTGCGGTCAGCAACTATAGCGCCTACCTGGCAGCTCTATCCGAACCCTACATCAGGACAGGTTCGGGTGGAGATTCCAACCAGCTTCGGCGGACGTCAGATTGAAGTACTGAACTCTTTAGGCCAAATGGTCAAGCAGCAAGCCTTGGCGGGTGCCACTGCTGTTCTAGAGCTGCAAGGTCTACCGGCTGGGCTCTACGTAGTACGCATTCATGGCACCACCGGCGACGTAAGCCGCCGCGTACTACTTACGCGCTAG
- a CDS encoding LytR/AlgR family response regulator transcription factor encodes MNVLLVDDSRLARNELRHLLQAFPDVQIVGEAKHAAEARTQVRELRPDLLLLDIHMPGETGFELLASLDVAPHVVFTTAYDEFALRAFEVNALDYLLKPIEAHRLAAALTRARAKLQPAAPSASPPSSPPEEVASTPLTEHDQVFVKDGDECWFVRLSDIRLFEINGSYTQIYFNQHRPLIPRTLQHLEQRLDPRVFFRVNRQQIINLKWVENIQPWFSNSLKIQLRGGPEVEVSRQQSVRFRELLSL; translated from the coding sequence ATGAACGTTCTGTTGGTTGACGACTCCCGACTGGCGCGCAACGAGCTACGGCACTTACTACAAGCTTTCCCCGACGTTCAGATAGTGGGCGAAGCCAAGCACGCCGCCGAGGCCCGCACTCAGGTCCGGGAGTTGCGGCCAGACCTGCTCCTCCTTGATATTCACATGCCCGGCGAAACCGGCTTTGAATTGCTGGCTTCCTTGGATGTGGCCCCGCACGTGGTGTTTACTACCGCCTATGATGAGTTTGCCTTGCGGGCATTTGAAGTAAATGCCCTCGATTATCTGCTCAAGCCCATTGAAGCCCACCGGCTGGCCGCTGCCCTAACCAGAGCACGCGCTAAGCTGCAACCTGCTGCCCCATCCGCAAGCCCCCCTTCGTCCCCACCCGAGGAAGTGGCGTCCACCCCTCTCACCGAACACGACCAGGTATTTGTGAAAGATGGCGACGAATGCTGGTTTGTGCGCCTATCCGATATCCGCCTTTTCGAGATTAATGGCAGCTACACACAGATTTACTTCAACCAGCATCGTCCTCTGATACCGCGGACCTTGCAGCACCTAGAGCAGCGCCTCGACCCACGAGTATTTTTCCGGGTGAACCGCCAGCAAATCATCAACCTGAAATGGGTGGAGAATATTCAACCTTGGTTTAGCAACTCACTGAAAATACAGCTTCGCGGAGGCCCCGAAGTGGAAGTTTCGCGCCAGCAGTCCGTGCGATTCAGAGAATTGCTGAGCTTATAA
- a CDS encoding sensor histidine kinase, which produces MFSYASVPAPSRLYWRWQLIGWSLYSVFSAIVFAAFGRFTSETALILLVIVSTLAVLSHGLRYHILANNWQQLAPLPLLGRLLVVNALLSVLSQAIIWVMLISVVRPSNDGQPHGWAQFIGYAFNVNFVLWLWVGFYFGWYYLRSYKQAEVDKWKLAAAVREAEMHTLKAQINPHFMFNGLNNIRALVMENPARARTMITHLSDLLRYSIQLNSTERVPLSRELEIVEHYLELEAMQLEERLTYCLDIDPAALSALIPPMTLQLLVENAIKHGIAPRPEGGFVHVRAQPGTAATGNHLHIVVRNTGRYQPRPNHDGVGLRNARERLTLLFGNTATLDIQDAPSESGTVVAQLQLPILVAAATP; this is translated from the coding sequence ATGTTTTCCTACGCTTCCGTTCCCGCTCCTAGCCGTCTGTATTGGCGCTGGCAACTTATTGGCTGGAGTTTGTACTCGGTATTCAGTGCCATAGTCTTTGCAGCCTTCGGACGATTCACGTCTGAAACCGCTCTCATTCTGCTGGTTATTGTGAGCACGCTGGCCGTTTTGTCGCATGGGTTGCGCTACCATATTCTGGCCAACAATTGGCAGCAGCTGGCTCCATTGCCTTTGCTGGGCCGGTTGCTGGTTGTGAATGCGCTGCTATCGGTTCTCAGCCAAGCCATTATTTGGGTGATGCTGATTTCAGTGGTGCGGCCATCCAATGATGGGCAGCCGCACGGCTGGGCGCAATTCATTGGCTACGCTTTCAACGTGAACTTTGTGCTTTGGCTCTGGGTCGGGTTTTACTTCGGGTGGTATTACCTGCGCAGCTACAAGCAAGCCGAGGTAGATAAATGGAAGCTGGCGGCCGCCGTGCGAGAAGCGGAAATGCATACTCTGAAGGCGCAAATCAATCCGCATTTCATGTTCAACGGCCTCAACAACATTCGGGCCCTGGTGATGGAAAACCCCGCTCGCGCCCGCACCATGATTACCCACCTCTCTGACTTGTTGCGCTACTCCATCCAACTCAACAGTACCGAACGGGTGCCGCTCAGCCGGGAGTTGGAAATAGTGGAACATTACTTGGAGCTGGAAGCCATGCAGCTAGAGGAGCGCCTTACCTATTGCCTCGACATAGACCCGGCTGCCTTGTCGGCCCTGATTCCGCCGATGACGCTCCAACTGCTGGTAGAAAATGCCATCAAGCATGGTATTGCGCCTCGCCCCGAAGGCGGCTTTGTGCATGTCAGGGCGCAGCCCGGCACTGCTGCTACTGGCAATCACCTGCACATAGTAGTGCGGAACACCGGCCGCTACCAGCCGCGCCCCAACCACGACGGCGTAGGGTTGCGCAACGCCCGTGAACGGCTCACGCTGCTGTTTGGCAACACCGCCACCCTCGATATTCAGGACGCGCCCTCCGAATCCGGCACAGTGGTGGCGCAGCTCCAACTTCCCATACTCGTGGCCGCTGCAACGCCCTGA
- a CDS encoding DUF7010 family protein — protein sequence MLLEKEFTALQLELSVKAKNGLDFIAAASIVWTAIAFIWTLPNSPTKNGFITFFVGAATLPLAWLFSKLFRTTWAIAHNPLQPLGLWLNFAQLFYFPFLMFIYSKYPAYFVMTYGIITGAHFFPYAWFYRAKPYALMAGVISVGCLVVGLHTAEANLYLIPAFVACSLGVLGGLLFISYRQNQKAYLSVAVPPEYTSA from the coding sequence ATGTTACTTGAAAAAGAATTCACGGCGCTACAACTCGAGCTGTCAGTGAAAGCAAAGAACGGGCTCGACTTTATTGCCGCGGCAAGCATCGTCTGGACGGCAATAGCCTTCATCTGGACCCTACCCAACTCTCCCACCAAGAACGGGTTTATCACATTTTTTGTGGGCGCTGCTACCTTGCCTCTGGCGTGGCTTTTTTCCAAGCTGTTTCGCACCACCTGGGCTATTGCGCACAACCCGCTTCAGCCCTTGGGATTGTGGTTGAACTTCGCGCAGCTCTTCTATTTTCCCTTCCTTATGTTCATATACAGCAAGTACCCAGCGTATTTTGTCATGACGTACGGCATCATTACGGGGGCTCACTTCTTTCCGTATGCCTGGTTTTATCGTGCCAAGCCATACGCCCTCATGGCGGGCGTCATTTCAGTGGGTTGCCTGGTTGTTGGTTTGCACACAGCAGAAGCGAATCTATATTTGATTCCGGCGTTTGTGGCTTGTTCGCTGGGTGTGTTAGGCGGGCTGCTATTCATTTCCTACCGCCAAAACCAAAAGGCCTACCTGTCGGTGGCAGTACCACCCGAATACACTTCGGCATAG
- a CDS encoding alpha/beta fold hydrolase codes for MNFPATLRPVSFCASLLLAGASLLAAPTVAAGASFSPSASVTTADSPAAHPNFTVRVVGKGQPMLLIPGLTCPGAVWDETVARYQKQYQCHVVSLAGFGGTAAPASPNQLLLNVRDQLLTYIKTQKLNKPVIVGHSLGGFMGLWLSATAPEAIGPLVVVDSLPFLAAVQNPTLTAEAAKPMAEGMRQQMAKGGMTAAAQRQMVAGMVTDTTRQAQLARWGTASAPAIVAQAMYDLYTTDLRADIARIQQPTLVLGAWAAYQQYGSTKESTRAVFAQQYAKLPQHRIEMSEAGKHFLMYDDTNWFFAQTDAFLKQNTIAKK; via the coding sequence ATGAACTTCCCTGCTACCCTCCGTCCTGTTTCGTTTTGCGCATCATTGCTTTTGGCCGGGGCGTCCTTGCTCGCCGCTCCAACCGTAGCCGCTGGCGCAAGCTTCTCTCCTTCCGCTTCGGTCACCACTGCTGACAGCCCCGCAGCCCACCCTAACTTCACGGTGCGAGTAGTGGGCAAAGGCCAGCCGATGCTCCTAATCCCGGGCCTGACTTGCCCCGGAGCGGTGTGGGACGAAACGGTGGCGCGCTACCAGAAGCAGTACCAGTGTCACGTGGTATCGTTGGCGGGGTTTGGTGGCACGGCGGCTCCCGCTAGCCCTAACCAGCTCTTGCTGAACGTGCGCGACCAGTTGCTGACGTACATCAAAACCCAAAAGCTCAACAAACCTGTTATTGTAGGACATAGTCTGGGCGGCTTTATGGGGCTGTGGTTGAGCGCAACTGCTCCCGAGGCAATTGGGCCGTTGGTTGTGGTAGATTCTCTGCCGTTTTTGGCGGCCGTACAAAACCCAACCCTTACGGCAGAGGCTGCCAAACCCATGGCTGAAGGCATGCGCCAGCAGATGGCCAAAGGCGGAATGACAGCTGCCGCCCAGCGCCAAATGGTGGCGGGCATGGTCACGGATACAACCCGGCAAGCGCAGCTAGCCCGTTGGGGTACGGCCTCCGCCCCCGCCATCGTGGCCCAAGCCATGTACGACCTTTACACCACTGACCTGCGCGCCGACATTGCCCGCATTCAGCAGCCTACGCTAGTGCTCGGTGCCTGGGCCGCCTACCAGCAGTACGGCAGCACCAAGGAAAGCACGCGCGCCGTTTTCGCGCAGCAGTACGCCAAGCTTCCGCAGCATCGCATCGAAATGTCGGAGGCCGGCAAGCACTTTCTGATGTACGACGACACGAATTGGTTTTTCGCCCAGACCGATGCCTTTCTGAAGCAGAACACTATTGCCAAGAAGTAG
- a CDS encoding PQQ-dependent sugar dehydrogenase: MKTTLLAAACLAGFTTIAQNVPPEGTPFKMTGNIYLPKKLPVTEERVKALTVPAGFTVTKYAEGLDMPRMLAQAPNGDMYVSNRVKGTVTLLRDANKDGKVEVMQQVAQKPHLHGLALKDGKLYIAAVRELYVADVKADGSLGELKTLYKDLPDAGQHANRTLNFGPDGKLYLSVGSTCNACDEDNPENATLLQINTDGSGRRVYATGLRNTIGFDWHPTTKVLFGMDHGIDWLGDEDQQEEFNQIKEGANYGWPSIIADGKPYPANKPKSGETYEQFDAKAVRPLLLYKAHSAPLGLVFNRSQQFPAEYKNDAFVTMHGSWNRAQPSGYKIVRVHFNEQGQPQQFEDFVTGWLVEGGKAEFGRPCAIVQAADGALLVSDDDNGVIYRVAYAGTTKAAAKPKKKS, encoded by the coding sequence ATGAAAACGACTTTACTTGCCGCCGCTTGCCTGGCCGGCTTCACTACTATTGCACAGAACGTGCCGCCGGAAGGCACCCCGTTCAAGATGACGGGCAACATCTACCTGCCCAAGAAACTGCCCGTTACCGAAGAACGCGTAAAGGCCCTGACCGTTCCGGCTGGCTTCACCGTCACGAAATACGCGGAGGGCCTGGACATGCCCCGGATGCTGGCGCAAGCACCCAATGGCGACATGTACGTCTCCAACCGCGTAAAAGGAACCGTAACTCTACTGCGCGACGCCAACAAGGACGGCAAAGTGGAAGTGATGCAGCAAGTGGCGCAAAAGCCGCACCTGCACGGTCTCGCCTTGAAAGACGGCAAGCTCTACATAGCCGCCGTGCGCGAATTATACGTGGCCGATGTGAAAGCTGATGGCAGCTTGGGCGAGCTCAAGACGCTGTACAAAGACTTGCCCGATGCCGGCCAGCACGCCAACCGTACCCTCAATTTCGGCCCCGACGGCAAGCTCTACCTCTCGGTAGGCAGCACCTGCAACGCCTGCGACGAAGACAACCCCGAAAACGCCACCCTGCTTCAGATAAACACCGATGGGTCGGGCCGCCGCGTGTACGCCACCGGCCTTCGCAACACCATCGGCTTCGACTGGCACCCCACCACCAAGGTGCTTTTCGGCATGGACCACGGCATTGATTGGCTCGGTGACGAAGACCAGCAGGAAGAGTTCAACCAGATAAAGGAAGGGGCTAACTACGGCTGGCCATCCATCATTGCCGATGGCAAGCCCTACCCCGCCAACAAGCCCAAGAGCGGCGAAACCTACGAGCAGTTCGACGCCAAAGCCGTGCGGCCGTTGCTGCTCTACAAAGCCCATTCTGCGCCCTTGGGCTTGGTGTTCAACCGCAGCCAACAGTTTCCGGCCGAGTACAAGAACGATGCTTTCGTGACCATGCACGGTTCTTGGAACCGTGCGCAGCCGTCGGGCTACAAAATCGTGCGGGTGCACTTCAACGAGCAAGGCCAGCCCCAACAGTTCGAGGATTTTGTAACTGGCTGGCTGGTGGAAGGCGGTAAGGCAGAGTTCGGCCGCCCCTGCGCCATTGTGCAGGCCGCTGACGGAGCCTTGTTGGTATCAGACGACGACAACGGCGTGATATACCGGGTGGCGTATGCGGGCACCACCAAAGCTGCCGCCAAGCCCAAGAAGAAGAGTTAG